A single genomic interval of Alistipes provencensis harbors:
- a CDS encoding TIGR04076 family protein, translating to MKHKCKITVLKRECYGDLQEKYLADPKSGPCPFFHEGQEIMVDGDNFFHMLDGKFCSEAWDCISRYVYTALQGGSIMRGWTNDEKMMITCCNDGTRPVIFKLERIDEEE from the coding sequence ATGAAACACAAATGTAAGATTACAGTCCTGAAACGGGAGTGTTACGGGGATTTGCAGGAAAAGTATCTGGCAGATCCGAAATCGGGCCCCTGTCCGTTTTTCCATGAGGGACAGGAGATCATGGTGGACGGCGATAATTTCTTTCACATGCTCGACGGAAAGTTCTGTTCCGAGGCATGGGACTGCATCAGCCGCTATGTCTATACGGCCTTGCAGGGTGGTTCCATTATGCGCGGATGGACGAATGACGAGAAAATGATGATAACGTGTTGCAATGACGGCACGCGTCCTGTCATCTTCAAGTTGGAAAGAATAGACGAGGAAGAGTAA
- a CDS encoding site-specific integrase, with the protein MRNTFKVLFYIKKTAPLRNGNVPIMGRITINGQCTQFATQLSVQPELWNVSFSCVMGRSALATRINEQLTRIRLRIELCYNRLSFEHGAITPVMVKEAYRGLNFDQEMVVAFFKRHNEEFEQMIGISRSKSTLYKYQCVCRHLESYIMHRYGCRDLPFRKLDEKFVPGFHTFILQEQCRKNNTGWVYMIALKHILSLARSRGYMAKDLFAGYRLKSESVFRNYLTIEELNRLIRFQPRNRTMQIVRDAFLFSCLTGLSYIDICGLTADNVLKETNRTWIRTKRRKTGAIVLIRLFALPEAILTRYATVSARIQIFELPTNCWCNKCLNKIMLLAGIDKRVSFHTARHTFATTITLSQGAAMETISRLLGHTNIRTTQIYATVTRPRLDSEMEHLSKRIDTLCSDKAWLSTQHSGTKKCRNSL; encoded by the coding sequence ATGAGAAACACATTCAAGGTATTGTTTTACATCAAGAAAACGGCTCCGTTGCGAAACGGGAATGTTCCGATCATGGGGCGGATTACAATCAACGGGCAGTGCACGCAGTTCGCTACACAACTTTCCGTGCAGCCTGAATTATGGAATGTATCATTCAGCTGCGTTATGGGGCGCAGCGCCCTTGCAACGCGCATCAACGAACAACTCACACGAATTCGGCTGCGGATCGAACTATGTTATAATCGGCTTTCGTTCGAACACGGAGCCATTACTCCGGTAATGGTCAAAGAGGCATACCGCGGGTTGAATTTCGACCAAGAAATGGTCGTGGCATTTTTCAAACGCCATAACGAGGAATTCGAACAGATGATCGGAATCAGCCGCAGCAAAAGCACCCTGTATAAATATCAGTGCGTTTGCCGACACCTCGAATCCTATATTATGCACCGATACGGATGCCGGGATTTGCCGTTCCGGAAGCTCGACGAAAAGTTTGTTCCGGGATTCCACACTTTCATTTTGCAGGAGCAGTGTCGGAAAAACAATACCGGATGGGTCTATATGATTGCGTTAAAGCATATTTTGTCATTGGCCCGAAGCCGGGGCTACATGGCCAAGGATCTCTTTGCCGGCTACCGGTTGAAAAGCGAAAGTGTGTTTCGGAATTATCTCACCATCGAAGAGTTGAATCGGCTGATACGATTCCAGCCCCGGAACAGAACCATGCAAATCGTGCGGGATGCTTTTCTGTTCAGTTGCCTGACGGGACTGTCCTATATCGACATATGCGGCCTTACGGCGGATAATGTACTGAAAGAAACGAACCGGACATGGATTCGCACCAAACGCCGAAAGACGGGGGCTATAGTCCTCATCCGACTTTTTGCATTGCCGGAAGCCATTCTGACACGTTATGCGACGGTCTCCGCACGGATACAAATATTCGAACTGCCGACGAACTGTTGGTGCAACAAGTGCCTGAATAAGATCATGTTGCTTGCGGGTATCGACAAACGGGTATCATTCCACACCGCACGCCATACTTTCGCCACGACGATCACTTTATCGCAAGGGGCTGCCATGGAGACGATCAGCCGTTTGCTGGGGCATACCAATATCCGTACGACACAAATCTATGCTACGGTCACCCGTCCCAGACTCGATTCTGAAATGGAGCATTTATCCAAACGTATCGATACGCTGTGCAGCGATAAAGCATGGCTTTCGACACAGCATTCCGGAACGAAAAAATGCCGCAATAGCTTGTAA